The Bos taurus isolate L1 Dominette 01449 registration number 42190680 breed Hereford chromosome 18, ARS-UCD2.0, whole genome shotgun sequence genome has a window encoding:
- the TXNL4B gene encoding thioredoxin-like protein 4B, with amino-acid sequence MSFLLPKLSSKKAVDQAIKSTAEKVLVLRFGRDEDPVCLQLDDILSKTSSDLSKMAAIYLVDVDQTPVYTHYFDISYIPSTVFFFNGQHMKVDYGSPDHTKFVGSFKTKQDFIDLIEVIYRGAMRGKLIVQSPIDPKNIPKYDLLYQDI; translated from the exons ATGAGCTTCCTCTTACCCAAACTGAGTAGCAAAAAGGCAGTAGACCAAGCAATAAAAAGTACTGCAGAGAAGGTGCTGGTTCTCAGGTTTGGGAGAGACGAGGATCCGGTCTGTCTGCAGCTAGACGACATA CTTTCTAAGACCTCTTCTGACTTAAGTAAAATGGCTGCTATCTATCTAGTAGACGTGGACCAAACCCCAGTTTATACACACTATTTTGACATCAGTTATATTCCATCTACTGTGTTTTTCTTCAATGGGCAGCATATGAAAGTGGATTATGG GTCTCCAGATCACACTAAGTTTGTGGGAAGTTTCAAAACCAAGCAAGACTTCATAGATTTGATTGAAGTAATTTATCGAGGCGCAATGAGGGGGAAACTTATTGTGCAAAGTCCTATTGATCCCAAGAATATTCCCAAATACGACCTCCTCTATCAAGACAtttag